From Coffea arabica cultivar ET-39 chromosome 2e, Coffea Arabica ET-39 HiFi, whole genome shotgun sequence, the proteins below share one genomic window:
- the LOC140036786 gene encoding protein LATERAL BRANCHING OXIDOREDUCTASE 1-like produces MAMDINNHVAFHEAKFIDQNGVLRNSSVPVVQELARQRLDFLPERFIRVSPTADPIAAPSSELHEISHIEVPDPLPCIDMSKIQLGDDLEDRDRELTKLAGAAKDWGMFLIEKHGIEPKILDEVKDVVKGFFGLSFQEKKASVGSYLSVDNMGYGRNFVKSEDQPLDWIDRLTMKAAPRDATQGLRVWPQNPPNFREAVEKFVERARKICDSLLHALAETLSVDGQIFIKQFDEEKSEVNVRVNYYPPCPRPDLALGITEHSDASALSVLVQFEASGGLQVFKDMKWLTVQWPVDALLINVGDLMEILSNGRFRSSWHRAVTQRDVERFSVALFYNPPSEAEIEPLKDGKSNNNHHGYKKVVVGEYLQNYYKISPTPTKQAIKFAQI; encoded by the exons ATGGCCATGGACATCAACAACCATGTAGCTTTCCATGAAGCCAAGTTCATAGACCAAAACGGCGTGCTACGAAATTCTAGTGTGCCTGTGGTGCAGGAACTTGCGCGTCAACGGCTCGATTTCTTGCCCGAGAGGTTCATCAGGGTGTCGCCAACAGCTGATCCAATCGCTGCACCATCTTCAGAACTGCATGAAATTAGCCATATTGAAGTTCCTGATCCTCTTCCTTGTATAGACATGAGCAAAATTCAATTGGGGGACGATTTGGAGGACCGTGACCGGGAGTTAACCAAGTTGGCCGGTGCTGCTAAGGATTGGGGTATGTTCTTGATCGAAAAGCATGGAATAGAGCCCAAAATTTTGGATGAGGTGAAGGATGTGGTGAAAGGGTTCTTTGGGCTGTcatttcaagaaaagaaagctaGCGTTGGATCATATCTTAGTGTTGACAACATGGGGTATGGGCGGAACTTTGTGAAGTCAGAAGATCAGCCTTTGGATTGGATCGATCGTTTAACAATGAAAGCTGCTCCCAGGGATGCTACTCAAGGACTCCGTGTCTGGCCTCAAAATCCTCCGAACTTCAG GGAAGCAGTGGAGAAATTTGTAGAGAGAGCAAGGAAAATCTGCGATTCGTTACTCCATGCTCTTGCCGAAACCTTATCAGTAGACGGGCAAATTTTCATAAAACAGTTCGACGAGGAAAAGAGCGAAGTCAACGTCAGAGTGAACTACTACCCACCATGCCCGAGGCCTGACTTAGCTCTGGGAATAACTGAACATTCTGATGCTAGTGCCCTCTCCGTTTTGGTGCAGTTTGAAGCCTCTGGAGGACTCCAAGTGTTCAAGGACATGAAATGGCTCACGGTCCAGTGGCCGGTCGATGCATTGTTAATCAACGTGGGAGACCTGATGGAGATATTGAGCAATGGGCGCTTCAGGAGCAGTTGGCATCGCGCTGTTACCCAAAGGGATGTCGAGCGCTTTTCAGTTGCATTGTTCTACAACCCGCCTTCAGAAGCTGAGATTGAACCTCTCAAAGATGGGAAGTCCAACAATAATCATCACGGATATAAGAAAGTAGTGGTCGGGGAATACTTGCAGAATTACTATAAGATCAGCCCAACACCGACTAAGCAAGCCATTAAGTTTGCTCAGATTTAG